CAGGCCCACCTGGAGGCGCACACGCCGTGGGGCGCGCGGGTCAGCATCGAGCACATGGGCCAGGGCCAGGCCTTCCGCGCCGACACCACCAGCCCGGCCTACCAGGCCATGGCGGACGCGATGGCGGTGGCGTACCCGGGGCAGGAGATGCAGTACGCCGGGCAGGGCGGCTCCATCCCGCTGTGCAACACCCTCGCCGCCCTGTACCCGCGGGCGGAGATCCTGCTCATCGGGCTGAGCGAGCCGGAGGCACAGATCCACGCGGTGAACGAGAGCGTGTCGCCCGAGGAGCTGGAGCGGCTGTCGGTGGCGGAGGCGCTGTTCCTGCGGAACTACGCGGCGGGCTGACCGCTCTGCTCTCGGCAGAAGGCCCTCGTCCTCGGACGGGGGCCTTCTCTACGGTCGTCCCATGGACGTCGTCGCACTCCTCCCCCGCCTCCATCTCCTGCGCTTTCCGGTCGGCCAGGCCTACCTCTGGCGCGACGGCGACGCGTGGACGCTGATCGACGCCGGCCCCGCGGGCTCCGGGGCGGCGATCGCCGAGGCGGTGACCGCGCTGGGTTCGGATCCCTGGGCCGTGCGGCGGATCGTGCTCACGCACTTCCACGAGGACGTGGGCGGGGCGGGCGAGTTCGCCGCGCTCAGCGGGGCCGAGGTGCTGGCGCACCGGCTGGACGCGCCGGCCGTACGCGGCGAGGTCCCGGGCCCTGCCCGGAGTTCGAGGAGTGGGAGCGGCCGCTGCACGAGCAGGCGGTCACGCTCCTGCCCGAGGGGGACTTCGCCCGGCCGACCGGGGTCACGGAGTTGTCCGGCGGTGAGGTGCTGGACGTGGGCGGCGGGGCGCACGTCGTTCATGTGCCCGGGCACACGCACGGCAGTATCGCGCTCCATCTCCCCGAACACGGTGTGCTGTTCACGGGTGACACGGTCGCGGCCTCACCCGTGGACGGCACGGTGATCCCCGGCGTGTTCAACCTCGATCGCGACCAGGTCCTCGCGGCCTGCGCGCGCCTGGCGAACCTCGACGCGGACGTGGCCTGCTTCGGCCACGGCGACCCGGTGACGGCGCGGGCGTCGCGCGCACTGCGGAACGCGGCGCACGTGCGTGCGGCCCAGACCCTGTCGTCACATTCGCCGCGGGGCAGGCGGGAATGTGACGACACCCCCTAGGGTGTGGCCGTACGTGTGCGTTCCACCAGGCGGTCGGCGAGGTAGCGCTGGAACTGCCACAGGGGACGCTCCAGGTGCGAGAAGCGTCCGCCCGACGGCCCCGGATCGGTGGCCAGTCCCCGCTGCACTCCTCGGATGGCCACCAGATCCTCGCTCTGGATGGTCTCCAGCTGCTGACGCGCGGCGGCCACGTAGGCGTCGAATCCCGGCTTGTCCCGGACCTCGGCCGGCACGAGCACCGTGAAGTGGGCGTCGTGGGTGCCCGGGCCCGTGGGGATCTGCCGCAGGAAGGTCACGCTGTCCGGCAGGAGGGCCATCGCCAGGTGGGGGAAGACACCCGCGATCGTCATCCCTGACAGTTCGCGCTCTCCGAGCCCGGGGATCAGGGTGCCCACCGCCCCCGGCGCGCCGTCCCCGGCCGCTTCCGCCGTCGTCGCCGCCTCCGCCAGGGCGTCCGCGGCGAAGGGCGTGTACATGGTGAACCAGCGTCCGTCGCACTCGTCGACGACGGTGTCCCTGCCCGGCAGCAACGGCTCCAGGGTGGCCGCGTGGCTCCCCATGTGGTGGTAGTTCTCCGAGCCGTTCTCCAGTCCCACCTTCCAGTTCGCGGGGATGTCCTCCCAGCCGGCCGTGTAGGCCACGACCAGATCCGCCAGCCGGTAGGGGGCCACCTTGGCCGTCAGCCCGTCGAGCTGCGGGGCCAGCGCCGGCGCCTCGGGATCGGCGCAGATCATGATCAGG
This genomic stretch from Streptomyces sp. Go-475 harbors:
- a CDS encoding aromatic ring-hydroxylating dioxygenase subunit alpha, which codes for MPHRELDSLLDELTRIAALPLERGETLPARAYTSEDFYRLEREHVFRADWLCAGHVDQVARPGDYLRTDVLGEPLVITRDEDGELHALSRVCRHRFMDVLPPETTPEQGSLKRLTCPYHTWTYRLNGEYAGQLAGAPLMGKVDFDRAACRLPRYRLEVWNGLIMICADPEAPALAPQLDGLTAKVAPYRLADLVVAYTAGWEDIPANWKVGLENGSENYHHMGSHAATLEPLLPGRDTVVDECDGRWFTMYTPFAADALAEAATTAEAAGDGAPGAVGTLIPGLGERELSGMTIAGVFPHLAMALLPDSVTFLRQIPTGPGTHDAHFTVLVPAEVRDKPGFDAYVAAARQQLETIQSEDLVAIRGVQRGLATDPGPSGGRFSHLERPLWQFQRYLADRLVERTRTATP